GATTGTCAACGCACTCGACACCACGCGCACCCGGGTGCGGGATGCGCTGCGCAGCCTGGCGAAGGATGGCCTCCTGCTGCGTTCGCCAGGCCCGCGGGGGCTGAAACTGCCATCCACACGCGACGAGGCTCTGCGACAGCTGCGCGAGCTCGGCTGGACGATCGATCCGGAGGGCGCGCGTGTTCATGGTCCCCCGTCCGAAACGGGCGGCCGGAATTCCCCCCTGCAGGATCCGATCGTGCTCGACTATCCCGAATCCGGGGCGTTGGACGGAGACAGCGATGGCAACGAGGTCGATCAGCCCTGAGGGCAAGCGCCTGGCGGTAGCGCGCCAGCAGCGGCGCGAAGCGATCCACACGAACTGGAAGAGGCTGCACCCGGCGCTCGCCCGAGACGAAAAGCGATTGCGGCAGGAAAATCGGGCTAAGCAGCGCGAGTTCGGACACAAGCAGAACGGAACGGTCGAGACGCACCAGAAGGCCGCTCGAGTGCAACAGGGCTCACTCATGAGAATGTATGAGGCGGGACAGCTCACAATCGAGCAGCTGGCCAGCAGTCAATCGATCCGGTCGGTGGCAGAGCGGATCGGCGCCGACGTCGGAATCGGCACGGTCAGCCTCGAGACACGCGTTGACCAGGGCCGACCGCATGATGGCGGGTTCTTCGAACGACTGGGCGCGGTGCGTGCTGAGGTCGCTTACGGCCGATGGCGCGCCTCCATCGCGCGCAAGCGCGGCGGCGCGGCACCGGTGCTGGCGATGATCGTCGACGACATGAGCTGTAGCGAGGCCGCGCGGCTGTTCCGGATGCGCAAAGAGACAGCCCGAACGCGGCTGCGCGACGCGCTGAATCTATGGCCGGATTATATCGGGAAAGCCTGCGACGAGATCGACGAAGCGACGATGCTGGCGGCGCAGGCGGGCATCCTCTGACGAAGAAAAATCCGCTCAGCCCAAATTCCACCCTGCCGAAATGTGACCGAATCGGCCTATTTCGACCCCGCGACAATTGCGTCCATCGGCCTCCTGGCCCTCTGCGCAATACCCGAGAAGCCCGTGCCCCCATCCTGCCCCGGGGAGCGCGGGCTTTTTCATATCCGAAGGAGAAGCGCCCCATGCGAATGGCTGCAGCTCCCCGATCGCAAACAATTCGGCCGACACTCGAGCAGCTGCTCGACGAGCAGGTCGATGCGCTGGACAGCGTCATGGCCGAGGTACGTCTCGGTATCCGAAACCAGCGCCACTACGACGATTTGGAAGAGCGGGCAGGCGCGATTGGCGCCGAGATCCGCGGCGCGTTCCGTGAGGGACGGCGCGCGTGATCGACCTCGGCAAGCTCGAGCAAACGCTGGCGGACGCTGAAGGCGGTCGACCGGTCACCGTAACGCCCGCCTGGTTACGCCAGGTCCTCGAGGAGCTTCGCGCCGGCCGAGATGCCGCGGCGCGCTCCGGGCAGGTATTCGGCCTGCCTGAGGGCACAATCCTGTGACAGGTCCGAGCTTCGACCCCGCGATCGGCCGCAAGGTGTTGGCCGACCGCAGGTTGATCGAGCAGCTGCTCGCGCTTGCCGGCGGTGCCGGCCGCATGGCCTGGCACAGTCAGCGCAAATGGCAGAGCGGCACGTTCCGTGGCGCGCGTCACCAGATGTGCGTCGAGTTCGAGGGCCTAGCCGAGATCGAAGGCGGTGAACGGCTGATCGCCGGCCTGTCCATTCGCCATTTCGCGGTGCCTGGTGTGACGGTGGTCGAGGCGCAGGTGACCGAAAGCAAGCACGTCGCCCAACCGCCGCACCTCACGGTGACGGCCGAACTGCTCACGCTCGAGGAGGATTGATGGACACCATTCGCCAACCCCGCACGGTCGAGCAGGCCACAGCCCTGTGCGAGAAGCTCGCCGTCCTCGAGGGCCAGATCGCCGACATCGAGTCCGACCGTCAGGATTCGATCGCCGCGATCAATGCGCGCGCCGACACGGCCGCCAACGATCTGATCGCGCAGCGCGATGTGATCGCCGAAAAGCTCGAGCCCTGGTGGAAGAAGGCAGGCAAGGCGCTCCTCGACGGCAAGCGTAAGTCGATCGAGCTCGGCGGGTGTGTCATTGGCACGACAGCAACGCGCAAGTCGCTGGCGATCGCCGGGGATGAAAGCGCAGTGGTCGAGCTCATGCGCGGTCTGCGCTGGGCCAAGCCCTTCCTGCGCGAGAAATGGTCGATCGACCGTGCTGCAACGCTGAAGGCGCTAGACGGCAAGCACAAGCCCAAGCTCGTGGAGCTCGGCTTCGACGAGGCAGGCGGCGAAGACAGGTTCTTCGTAAAGCGTGCCGAGCAGGCCGGAACGAGGAGCGGCCAATGAAGCTGTCGATGCTGCCCATCGTGCGACGCACAGCGGAGGCGCTCGGTCGGATCGACGCCGACATCGGCATCGTAGAGAGCGATCTGTTCGATATCACCTTCGCCGGCCGATACCAGGACGACGCCCTGAAGGCCGCTGCCAAGGCTGCAATTCTCGCCGAGCTCCGCGGCCGCAAGGCCTCGCTCGAGCGGGACCTCCAGAACTACGGCGTCGAGGTCTGCGACGGCTGATGCCGATGCGACCGCCAGTCTTCCGCCCGCCGGGCTGGCGTGAGCGAAAGCCGTGGCAACTGCAGGATGGCCGCAAGGATCGCCGCAAGCGCGGGCGTGCCGGCATGCGTGATCGCGCGCAGGTTCTGGCCGAGGAGCCGTTCTGCAGGCTCTGTCTGGCCGCAGGGCTCCATGTGCGTGCCACGGTGGTCGACCACATCATCCCGCTCGCCTGGGGCGGCAGCGACGAGCGTTGGAACAAGCAGGCTCTCTGCACCGCTTGCCACGATGCCAAGTCGGCCGCTGAGCGAAAGAACGGCCCGCCGGCCGACATCGCGCGGCGATTGGCGAAGCTTAAGGCGGATTGGTTGGCGTCGACGAGCTGAGGCCTCGCGAGTTCGGCCCCCGGGGGGAGGGTCGATTTCGCGAGGCCTCTCGCCCGGACACCGACGCTTTAATCAGATTCTCGCGCGGGCGATTTCAAAGGTGAAAAAGTTCGAGCCTCGGAGCAAGGGGCGAGGGGAGGGCTGGCGCGATGCCTCGAGGGGGCGCTCGGCCGAACAGCGGCCGAAAGCGGAAGGAACCTTCGCTGAAGGCGCTAACCGGAAACAACCGACCCGATCGGGAGAACGCAGTAGGCGAGCCGGCGCCGATCGCGCCGATGATATGTCCTCTGCATCTGAGCGACCTCGCTCAATTGCATTTCAAGTCGATCGCCGGGATCCTCGAGGAGCAGCAGCGCGCGAGCCCGCACTATGCGGAGCATGTCGCATTGCTCGCGCAGCGGCTTGAGCAGATCCAGCGATACCAGTCTGTCATCGAGATCGAGGGCGATACGTTCACCAGCGAATCGGCCAAGAAAGTGGGAGATCGGATCGTCGTCACGAAGATGGTCCGTGCGCGGCCCGAAGTGGCGATGCTGAACGAGGCGATGCGCCATGCGCAGTCATTGCTTGCCGAGCTGATGCTCAACCCGGCCGCAGCGCTGCGCCTGGCCAGCGGCCGCAAGCCCGAGGCCGGCGCGTTCGACGACTTTTTCAGTTGAGAGGTGACATGGCACGATCGCGTTTGGCGGCCCGGCTGAAAAAGCGCTGGTGGTTTGGGATTGCGTATCGCATCGGCGTGGTGCTGTTCGCACTCCGACTGATCCGCCGGCCCGACCGCTACATTGACTGGATGGTGCGCCGCGGCACGAAGACGGTGATCGAGGCAATGCCCGAAGACTGATGTGCAGGAGCGCGACTATGCGGCGATGGCGCGGCAGTACGCCGGCGACGTCGTCAAAGGGAAGATTCCTGCCTGCAAGTCGATCCGGCTGCAGTGCGCGAGGTTCCTCGACGAGCTGAAGCTCCAGCGGAAGAAAGAGTTTCCCTTCCGCTTCGACGCCGGGAAGGCGGCGCGCGCCTGCAAGTTCATCGAGCGGCTGCCACACTCGAAGGGCCGGTGGGCTCGAGCGAAGGAGACGCTGCGCCTCGAAGGCTGGCAGGTATGGATTCTTGCCTGCACGTTCGGGTGGCTGCGGAAGAAGGACGGCCTTCGCCGCTTCCGTGTCCTGTTCGTGGTCGTACCGCGGAAGAACGGCAAGTCCGCGATCGCCGCGGGCATCGGCCTCTACATGTTCTGTGCCGATGGTGAGTTCGGCGCCGAGGTCTATTCCGGCGCGACCAACGAGAAGCAGGCGTGGGAAGTGTTCGGGCCTGCGCGCCTCATGGCGAAGCGCACGCCGGCGCTGACGAAAGCGGCCGGCATCGAGGTCAACGCGAAGAACCTGGTTCGCTTTGCAGACAACTCCAAATTCGAAACGATCATCGGGGACCCGGGGGACGGTCAAAGCCCGAGCTGCTCGATCCACGACGAGTACCACGAACACGCGGACGACGGGCAGGTCAACACGATGCAGACCGGCATGGGCGCACGCGAGCAGCCCCTGCAGGTCCTGATCACGACCGCCGGCGATAACCTCGCGGGCCCATGCTACGCCGCGATCCAGGAGGAGCGCGCCAAACTCGCTGGCATCGGCCACAACGGCGGGCCTCCGCTCGACGACGAAACATTCTTCGTCGAGTACACGATCGACGAAGACGACGACTGGAAAAGCGAGGCCGCGCTCCGGAAGGCGAATCCGAATTACGATGTCTCGGTCAAGGCGGACTTCCTGCTCGCGCGCCAGCGCGACGCGATCGCCACGCCGCGCAAGGCCGGCGCGTTCAAGACGAAGCATCTGAACCTGTGGGTCGCGGCAAAGGCCGCCTACTTCGACATCGAAGCGTGGCGAAGATGCCGCGACCCGAACCTGCCGATGCGGGCCGTCGAGGCGTTCGAGCTGGAGATGCTGCTCGGCCGGCGATGCATTGCCAGTTTCGACCTTGCTGCCAAGGTCGACATTGCCGCGCTGGAGCTGCTGTTTCCGCCGATCGGCGCGAAGGCGACGATCGACGATCCGTACATCCGATTCGGATTCTACTTCGTGCCGGAAGAGACGGTGCTGAAGGTAGAGGCGTATCAGAACTGGGATGCGCAGGGCCTGCTCAACGTCACCGACGGGGAAGTGATCGACTACGACGAGATTTTCGAGGTGCTGCGCCAAGCACGTAGCGCATTCCAGCTCGACCAAGTCGCCTACGACCCGCACCAGGCCAGATACCTGGTCAGGAAGATGCAGGACGAGGGCATCCCGGTCGTGGAGGTCCGCCCGAACGTCCTCAACTTCAGCGAGCCGATGAAGGAACTCGACGCGCTCACCCGCGCCAGGACGATCGCTCACGGCGGTTGCCCAGTCATGGAGTGGCAGATGAACAACGTCGTCGCCCAGGCCGACGCGAAAGACAACGTCTATCCGCGCAAGCCGCGCGCAGAGGACAAGATCGATAATCCGGTGGCGCTGATCGCCGGTCTCGCTGTCGCGATGGCGGAGGAGGAAGAGCACGTGCCGACTTCGCCGTGGGATGATCCCGAGTATTCGATGACCGGGGCCGAAGACTAATGAGTTTCTGGCGGCGCCTGGTCGGCCGGGAGAGCGAGAAGCGATCGCTTGAGGACCCGAGCTACAAGCTCAGCGAGAATCCCGAGGCGCTGATGCAGCTACTCGGCGTCCTCGATCGCAACAACGCACTGCCCGTTGTGTCGATCGAGGCGGCGCTGCAGGTGCCGGCGGTCTGGTCGATCGTCAATTTCCTCCCGCGTACGCTTGCTGCGCTGCCGTTGCACACGTTCGAATCCGGGGAGAACGGCGAACGCGTTGACGATCGGTCGGCACAGCTCCTCTCGTTTGCGCCCAACGAAGAAGAGACCAGCTTTGGTTGGCGGTGCTATCACTGGCATCAGGTCTTCACCGGCGGACGCGGATGCAACTGGATCGAGCGTGTCGGCGGAAGGCCGGTCGCGATCTGGCCGATGGATCCTGCGCTGACGCAGGTTGTGCGCCGTGACGGACGCAAGATCTACCGCTTCGACGGTCGCGAATACCCGGCGCGCGATGTCATCGACACGCCGTTCATGCTGAAGCGCGATCGCCTGGGCAGCTATAGCCCTATCGTGAAGTGCAACAAGGCAATCAGCCTCGCGGTCGCAATGGGCGATTTCGCAGGATCGTTTTTCAATGGCGGCGGTGTCCCGCCGCTCGCGCTCGAAGGGCCACTGCCAAGTGGCGCCGACGCCTTCAAGCGGGCGCAGGCGGACATCCAGCGCGCGATCGACACGGCGAAGAAGGCGGGTCTGCCATTCTTCGGCATGCCACCCGGTCACAAGCTGAATCCTATCGGGTTCGAGCCGGGCAAGAGCCAGATGGTGGAAGCGCGGCTGTTTCAAGTGCAGGAACTCGCGCGCGTCTGGCAGATGCCGCCGGTATTCGTGGGTGACCTGTCGAAGGGCACCTTCAGCAATACCGAGCAGCAGGATTTGCAGCTCGTGAAGCACCTGATCGGTCAATGGGCAAAGGCGTTCGAGGACGAACTTACGCTCAAGCTCTACGGCTGGCGCAATCCGCGGCGCCGAGTGAAGCACAACCTGGACGGGCTGCAGCGTGGCGCCTTCAAAGATCGCATCGAGGCGCTCGCCCGCGCGATCCTGACCGGCCAGATGATGCCGGACGAAGCCCGCGCGCTGGAAAACCGGCCGCCGGATCCGAACGGCGAGGGCGGTCGTCTCTACGTTCAGCAGGCGACCGTGCCGCTCGGAACGATGCCTGGCCCAGGCCACAACGGCGGCTCGCCGCTCGACGAGGAAGAAGAGGAGGAAGGTGCGGATGGCAACGCCGACACCGAAGACTGACGGGCGCGAGACGCGCACGTTCACCAAAGGCCTGGAGCTGCGCTTCGCCAGCGGCGACGGGGGGAGCAAGACGACGAAAGGCTATGCCTGTCTGTTCGACAATGTGACCTCGATCGGCGGATACTGGCAGGAACGGTTCGCAAAAGGCGCCTTCACCAATTCTCTCGGCGATCGCGACGTTGTGGCGCTCCATAGTCACGACGACGGGCGGCCGATGGGGCGGATGAGCCGCGATACGCTGCGCATCAAGGAGGATGACAAAGGTCTCGCCTTCGAGAACGACCTGCCCGACACGCAAGACGGGCGCGACCTAGCCACGTCGATCGACCGCGGAGACATCGAGGGCATGAGCTTCCGCTTTCGCGCGCTCAAGGAAGAGTGGGACGAAACGCAGGATCCGCCGATGCGGACGATCATCGAAGCCGAGCTTTACGAGATCACCTATACGGCATTCCCTGCCTATCCCGACACTGAAGTCGGGATGCGAAGCCTCGAACATGCGCGCCAGGAGCGCCGGCAGCACAATCAGGCCGGCGCGATCGGCCGCATTGCGGCGCGGCGCATGAAGCTCGCGCAGCGCGATCGCAGGATCTGAGATCCCGGGATACCCGGAGGTGGCGAAAGCGGCCCGCTTCTCGCCCTAGTTGCCCGCCGCCGGCGGGCTTTTTCATGTCCAGGAGAGACAGATGATTCTCACCCAGTATTACGAGGAGCGGGGCCAGCTGGTGGCCGAAGCCCGCTCGATCCTCGACGGCATCGAGAACGAGACCGACGAGACCAAGATCAAGGACGCCGAAGATCGGCACGATGCCGTGATGGGCAAGCTCGATGCGCTCGACAAGAAGATCGAGCGCGAGGAACGGACCGCCAAGCGCGAGCAGGAAGAGGAAGAGCGGCGTAGCCGCCAGCGTCCGAGCGGGCGCGACGGATCCGCAACCGGCGTCGACGGCGGCGAGGACGAAGAGCGCAGCGACGAAGAGCTGCAGGCCGAATATCGCGATGCATTCTACGCGGCGCTTCGGGCCGGTGGCGAACTCAGCGCCCTCGAACCCGAACAGCGCGCCCTGCTTCGCAAGGGCTACGTCGAGAGCCGCGCCCAGACGGCGGGCGATGCCGCAGCAGGCGGCTACACCGTCCCGACCGAGCTGGCGAACAAGATCGTCGAGACGATGAAGGACTGGGGCCCGATGTACGACCCCGGCGTGACTGACGAAATGGTGACCAGTGGCGGCAATCCGTTCGATATCCCGACGAACGACGATACGGGGAATTCGGCGGATGCGCTGGCCGAAGCGGCCGATCTGACCGACGATGGCAGCGGTGACCTGGTATTCGGCGAGAAGAATCTCGCTGCGTATGTCTATGCGACGCCGTGGTTGAAGATCAGCTTCGAGCTTCTGCAGGATTCCGCGTTCAATATCGAAAGCTTTGTCGGCGGAAAGCTCGGGCAGCGGCTCGGGCGCCTTGCAAACGCGCAGCTGACGGTCGGCCTCGGCGTCTCGGCGCCGAACGGCGTCGTTACCGCGTCGAGCCTGGGCAAGACTACCGCCTCCGCGGCCGCGATCGCGGCGGACGAGCTGATCGAACTGCAGCATTCGGTCAATGCCGCCTACCGCCGCTCGCCGAAGTGCGGTTGGATGTTCGCCGATACGACTCTCGCGTCCATCCGGAAGCTGAAGGATGGCCAGGGCAACTACCTCTGGCAGATGGGCGATGTTCGCGTCGGCGCTCCGGATCTGATCCTGGGCAAAAAATACCACGTGAACGACGACGTGCCGGCGATCGCCGCAAGCGCCAAGCCGGTCATCTTCGGCGACCTTGGAGCGTACATGGTGCGCAAAGTTGGCCGCCCGCTGATTGGCACCGTGCGCGAGCGCTTCTGGCCGAAGGTCGGCATGGCCGGCCTGATCCGCTTCGACGGCGAACTGACCGACGTGGCGGCGGTGAAGCACCTCGCGATGGCGGCCGCGTAACCAGCACAACACCGAAACCGGGCGGAGCAACCGCTCCGCCCGGCTTTTCGTAGAGCGCCGGCGGGCCGGTGTTCCATGAAGGGAAGGAGCTACCGATGCGACTCATTATGCTGACCGGCCTGTCCGGCCCCACCGTCACCCTCAGCCGCGGCGATCCGCATGAACCGGCAACGGATGCGGAGGCGATACGCCTGATCGACGCCGGATTCGCGAAAGCCGAGGATCCGAAGGAAGAGAAGGCCGCCCGCGCGAAGATCGCCGCGGCCGAGAAGGAGGCGGCCGAGAAGGAGGCGGCCGAGAAGGAGGCGGCCGAGAAGATTGAGCAGGGCGAAGCCGAGCAGCCCGGGAATGGGAAGTCAAATCGCAAGACGGCCAACGCGAAGCAGGCCTGAACGATGGGATGGGCCGCGCCGATTGCCGTTGTGCCACCGGCTGCCGAACCGGTTTCGGTGGCCGAAGCGAAGGAATTCCTGTCGATCGGCGCGGACGAACCGGATTTCGACGTTCTGCTTGCGAGTTTCATCGCGGCCGCGCGCGAGCAGCTCGAGGCGGTAACGAGCACGCGCCTGGCCGAACAGACCTTGCAGCTCCACGCCGACGGCTTTGCCGATCTGCGGCGATTGCCGCTTGGGCCAGTACAGGCGGTCTCCGAAATCGTATACGACGATGCGGCCGGCGCTGAGCAGGTGTTGGCGAGCGGCGACTACGAGCTGTTCGGCGCGGGCCTCGAGCAGGGCGTCCGCCCGGCCTTTGGAAAGACGTGGCCGGCGGGCGCGCTTCGCGCCAGTGCGGTCCGCGTGACTGCGGCCGTGGGGTATGAGCAGTTGCCGAGGCCGCTGTGGGCCGCGATCCTGCTGATGACCGGCGACCTTTTTGCAAACCGCGAAACGACGTCGAGCACCACGTCGACCAAGATCCCGATGTCGATGCAGGTCGAGGCACTGATCACGAACTACCGGATCTGGCTATGACGCCCGCAGGCAAGCGCGATCGGAGAATCGTGATCGAGCAGCGCGCTCAGGACGGCGAAGACGCGATGGGGGCTCCGGTCGAAAATTGGGTCTCCTTTGCCACCCCAATGGCTCGGATCTTCTACGGCCGCGGCGACGAGCGGCGCGAGGCCGCGCGCGAAGGCGCGAGCCAGGCAGCGTCATTCCTCGTGCTCGCCACCGCGAAAACCCGCGTGGTGAAGCCGATCGGTTTCCGGATCATCTTCGACGGGTCGACATGGGACATCACTGCCGCGCCGCCGATCGGCCGCCGCGAGATCGAATTCACCGCAACACGGAGAGCATCATGAAGGTCAAGACGCTGCGCGATCATCAGAATCAGTATGGCAAGAAGTACTCGAAGAAGGTGGGCGACGAGTACGAGCACCCATCGCCCGAGACGGACATCGCCTTTGGTTATGTCGCACCGGCCGATCGCGACGGAGAAAAGGATGCGTCGAAGTCCAGCGGAACGAAAGCGCCGGCCGGTAACGTCAAGGGCTGACGATGGTACCCGAGCTGGTGGTCGATGGGTTCGAGGATGCGTTGCGCCGTATCCGTTCGATCACCGGCCAGGTGCATGGCAACATCGGTGACAATGCGATGGCCGCGCTGGAACCGGTTGCCGAAGATGCGCGGCGGCTCGCGCCTGTCGATAGCGGAGAATACCGGGACAGCATCGTTGTCGCCGATCGGCTCGCGGGGGAATCGACCCGGGAGGGGGCCAGCTCAGTCTACATCGGGCCGCTGCACAGCAACGTGTTCTACGCCTGGTTTCTGGAGTTCGGCACGGTGAACATGCCCGCCTATCCGGTGATCATCCCCGCGATCGAGGCCAACAGGGAACTGGTGTTCGAAGTGCTCGGAGAACGCGTGGCCAACGACATTCTGGCGCCGACGATCTGACATGCGCGGAGATCTGCTGGCGCGATTGCGCGCTCATCCTGCTGTCATAGCGACGGCGGGAACAATCCCGCTCGGCCAGGGCACGCGCCCGGCTGTGGATTGGCTCGAGCGCCATTCCGATGAAGCGACCGCGTTTCCGGCCTGCGTTCTGCAGGTGATCGCCCGCGTGGGATCGTACGATCACGATGGTCCGGATGGGCTGGAGCTGCCGCGCATACGGTTGATGTCGTTCGGCACGAGTTTCGACCAGGCCGACGCGCTGCAGAAGGTGCTGCGCACGGCGATCGAGCCAAAGACGACACACGGATCCACGCGGTTCGGGCCGGCGAAGCTGGTGCTCGAGCGCGATCTGCCGCCGGAAGACCTTCCGGGCGGCCTCACCATTTTTCGAATTGCCGGCGATTACGTGATCCCGGCGGCGCCAGCATAGGAGACAGGAAATGGCGGAAGGCGACGGCGTACTGAGCGACGGCACGGAGCTCCACTTCACCGATGTCGGCGGCACGCTGACCAAGGTGAAGGGGTTGATGAACGTGAATCGGCCGACATTGTCGGTTGCGAAGGTCGAGAATACCGATCACGACAGCGGCGGGACCAAGACCTATCTGGCCGGTCACGGCGACGTCGGCGAGCTGACAGCGACGATCAAATACGAGCCGGGCAGCCCGACCGACCTGCTGATCCTCGAACACCTGGCCAGCAAGGAAAAGCGGCCGTTCAAGCTCGTGACTGTCGAGGAAGACGGTACGACGCAGGACAATACGGCATCGATCTTCCTGATGACGTATGTTCCGGACAATGCCCCGTTGGGGCAGGTCCGCACCGCGACCGTCACCGGGCAGCCGAGTCCGCTCACCCAGGCAGCGACCGTATAATGGGCACGCGAGGAAATCGCCTGAAGGGTGAGGCGGAATTCACCTACGAGGGTGAGACCTTTCGCCTGTCGCTCAACAACCGGGCCTGGATCGAAGCGGAAGAAGTGCTCGGCATCTCGATGCTCGACGTGATCGACGAACTGAAGGCCACGCTGGACGCCGGTCGGAATCCGAAGATCAAGCACATGGTCGCCTTGATGTTCGGCGGTCTGGTCCAGAATCACCCCGACATCACCGAGGGCGAAGTGATCGACATGGTCTTTTCCGGCGATGCCGCGGTGAAGAAGGGCCTCCTGGCGGCGATCGCCGGAGCGCAGCCGCCTGACCTCGTGGACGACGACGCCGGGGGAACTGAGGGAAACGCGCCGGCGCCGGCGACCAGGGCTGGGACTGGGAAGACGTCTTCCGCGCCTGGTGCCAGGCCGGCTTCGAACCGCAAGGGTTCTGGTACGAAACGCCGCGCTCGGTAATCCTCGCGCTCTGGGGCGCCAGGAGGCGCTCCAGAGAAGCGTATCAGGTGGCGATCACCAACGCCTGGCTCGCCGGAAAGCTCGGCCAGTCCGACCCAAGCCCGGACAAGTACCCGAAGCTCGAGGATCTGCTGCGCAACGAAAAAGCGGAAGCCGCCGCGGCGGCGGCGCCGACGGCATTGGAATCGCAACAGAATGCCCGGGCGTGGGGCGCAGCGCTGCGCGCGATCAATCGTCGCGCGCCGAAGGGGAGGTGACAGATGGCCGGTGGCACGATCGCCTCCCTCAATGCCGCGCTTCGCTGGGATCTCGACGACTTCGATCGCGGGACCGCCCATATCGAGGGTACGTTCGGCCGGCTGAGGGACTTCGTGGGCGGCGTGGCCGATTCCATCGTTGCGGCCGGACGCCGGATGACGCTGGGAATCACTCTGCCGCTCGCTGGGTTGGCCGTGTATACCGTGAAGGCGGCGTCGGACGCAGAAGAGCTGCAATCGGCGTTCGATTACACGTTCGGCGCGATGGCCGAGACCATGAACGAGTGGGCCGTCGCCACCGGCGACGCCATGGGCCGGTCGACGCAGGAGATGCAGCGCGGGGCGTTTGCGCTGGGCGGCCTGTTCAATGCGGCGGCGCCTACGCGCGAGGCGGCCGCCCAGCTTTCTCAGCAATTCGTCGAGCTCGCCCAGGACGCCGGATCGTTCTTCAATGTTCCGTTCGACGACGCTCTAGATCGAATCCGGGCCGGGTTGATTGGTGAAGCCGAACCGATGCGGCGGTTCAATGTCTTCCTGTCCGATATGGCGGTTCAAGCGAAGGCGGCCGAGCTAGGCCTCGTAGGCGAGGGCGAAGAGCTCAACGAAAACGGCAAGATCATGGCGCGCGCCGCGCTGATCGCACAAGGCCTCGCTGACGCGCACGGCGACGTCGAAAGAACGTCCGAAAGTCTCGAAAACCAGACGCGATCGCTTGGCGCAGAGTTTGAGGAACTGCGCGTCGAGATGGGCGAGATGCTGATTCCGATGTTCAAGACGCTGGTCCAGGTCGGACGCACGGTGGTGGCGTGGTTCAACGAGCTGCCCGAGGGCGTGAAGCGGGGCATTCTCATCTTCGCTGCATTCGCGGCAGCGGCCGGCCCGGTGCTGCTCGTCTTGACGACGCTGGCGAAACTGGTGCTGCCGTTGCTGCTGGTGAACATGGGGCCGCTCTTCCTGGCCATCAGCGCGCTGATCAATCCATTCGGCACACTCGTCGTCATGGCGGGTAAGCTGTTCGTCGAATTCGGCGGCATCGGAGCCGTCCTGTCGCGGATACTGCCGTTGTTCCTGCGCTTCGCCGGGCCGATCGGCGTGGTGATCACGCTGTTCCTGTTGTTCAAGGACACGATCGCCGACGCGCTTGAAACTGTCTGGGAATACGCGAAGAAGTCGCTCGGGCCGGAAGTCCAGGGGCTGTTTTCTGCAATGGCGCGGCTTGCGCAGGCGCTGTTGCGCGCGTGGGATTCGCTCGCAGGTACCAAGCTGGGGCGGAGCCTGGGCGAACTGCTGGAGATGGTGCAGGCGCTTGCCGGCTACCTGATTAAGTTCTTCGGGAGCGCGGTGGTGATCGCGATCGAAGTCGTGATCGATGCACTCGTCTGGTTTGTGAACATGGCAACCGACGTGGTCAATGCGATCACCGCCCTGATCAATGGCGATTGGGCGGGCGCCTGGTTCCACATCGGAAAGATCGCCGGCGACACCATGCGCACGATCGCCGACTGGATCGACTGGATA
The sequence above is a segment of the Pelagerythrobacter marensis genome. Coding sequences within it:
- a CDS encoding host-nuclease inhibitor Gam family protein, with protein sequence MDTIRQPRTVEQATALCEKLAVLEGQIADIESDRQDSIAAINARADTAANDLIAQRDVIAEKLEPWWKKAGKALLDGKRKSIELGGCVIGTTATRKSLAIAGDESAVVELMRGLRWAKPFLREKWSIDRAATLKALDGKHKPKLVELGFDEAGGEDRFFVKRAEQAGTRSGQ
- a CDS encoding HNH endonuclease signature motif containing protein produces the protein MRPPVFRPPGWRERKPWQLQDGRKDRRKRGRAGMRDRAQVLAEEPFCRLCLAAGLHVRATVVDHIIPLAWGGSDERWNKQALCTACHDAKSAAERKNGPPADIARRLAKLKADWLASTS
- a CDS encoding P27 family phage terminase small subunit, which translates into the protein MICPLHLSDLAQLHFKSIAGILEEQQRASPHYAEHVALLAQRLEQIQRYQSVIEIEGDTFTSESAKKVGDRIVVTKMVRARPEVAMLNEAMRHAQSLLAELMLNPAAALRLASGRKPEAGAFDDFFS
- a CDS encoding terminase large subunit gives rise to the protein MQERDYAAMARQYAGDVVKGKIPACKSIRLQCARFLDELKLQRKKEFPFRFDAGKAARACKFIERLPHSKGRWARAKETLRLEGWQVWILACTFGWLRKKDGLRRFRVLFVVVPRKNGKSAIAAGIGLYMFCADGEFGAEVYSGATNEKQAWEVFGPARLMAKRTPALTKAAGIEVNAKNLVRFADNSKFETIIGDPGDGQSPSCSIHDEYHEHADDGQVNTMQTGMGAREQPLQVLITTAGDNLAGPCYAAIQEERAKLAGIGHNGGPPLDDETFFVEYTIDEDDDWKSEAALRKANPNYDVSVKADFLLARQRDAIATPRKAGAFKTKHLNLWVAAKAAYFDIEAWRRCRDPNLPMRAVEAFELEMLLGRRCIASFDLAAKVDIAALELLFPPIGAKATIDDPYIRFGFYFVPEETVLKVEAYQNWDAQGLLNVTDGEVIDYDEIFEVLRQARSAFQLDQVAYDPHQARYLVRKMQDEGIPVVEVRPNVLNFSEPMKELDALTRARTIAHGGCPVMEWQMNNVVAQADAKDNVYPRKPRAEDKIDNPVALIAGLAVAMAEEEEHVPTSPWDDPEYSMTGAED
- a CDS encoding phage portal protein, producing MQLLGVLDRNNALPVVSIEAALQVPAVWSIVNFLPRTLAALPLHTFESGENGERVDDRSAQLLSFAPNEEETSFGWRCYHWHQVFTGGRGCNWIERVGGRPVAIWPMDPALTQVVRRDGRKIYRFDGREYPARDVIDTPFMLKRDRLGSYSPIVKCNKAISLAVAMGDFAGSFFNGGGVPPLALEGPLPSGADAFKRAQADIQRAIDTAKKAGLPFFGMPPGHKLNPIGFEPGKSQMVEARLFQVQELARVWQMPPVFVGDLSKGTFSNTEQQDLQLVKHLIGQWAKAFEDELTLKLYGWRNPRRRVKHNLDGLQRGAFKDRIEALARAILTGQMMPDEARALENRPPDPNGEGGRLYVQQATVPLGTMPGPGHNGGSPLDEEEEEEGADGNADTED
- a CDS encoding HK97 family phage prohead protease, which encodes MATPTPKTDGRETRTFTKGLELRFASGDGGSKTTKGYACLFDNVTSIGGYWQERFAKGAFTNSLGDRDVVALHSHDDGRPMGRMSRDTLRIKEDDKGLAFENDLPDTQDGRDLATSIDRGDIEGMSFRFRALKEEWDETQDPPMRTIIEAELYEITYTAFPAYPDTEVGMRSLEHARQERRQHNQAGAIGRIAARRMKLAQRDRRI